AGACAGTTAAAACATTTTGTGAGAAAGAGTTTAAGGATACCCTCAAATGGGATGCAGAACAATACATGCCCTATGAATTGTGGTCTAAAATGGGCGAAATTGGATTAACAGGTATTATGTTAGATAGTGAGCTAGGTGGGCTGGGAGATGATCTACTATTGGCTGTTGTTATAATGGAGGAAATGGCAATATATTCACCTGCTATTAGTATGACCCTTGGAGCACATACTATATTAGCAGGTAATGTTATTAACAGGGCAGGCAATAAAGCACAAAAAGAGAAATACATTCCAGATATAGCTACAGGTAAAAAAGTTGCTTCAATATGCATAACTGAACCAGAAGTGGGTAGTGATGCAGCCCATCCCAAAACTAAAGCAGTAAAAAAAGGTGATTATTATATTATCAATGGAACAAAAACATTTATAACAAATGCACCACATGCTGATATTTTTGTTGTATATGCCGCAACTGATGAAACAAGTGAAAAGAGAAACGTATCTGCTTTTATTGTAGAAAAGAGTTTTGGCAATATTACAGTTAATAAACTGAGTAAAATGGGTATGAGAGCTTCTCCCACAGGGGAGGTGCATTTTGACAATGTAGAGGTGCCAGCAGAAAATCGTTTAGGTGAAGAAGGTGATGGTGTTTATATTATGATGTCAGGTTTGGATGTTGAAAGGATTGGTTTGTCAGGTGGAAACATTGGCATGATGAAAGGATCTTTAAAAGTAGCTTCAGACTATGCTGCCCTTAGAATACAATTTGGGAGTCCTATTATTAAGTATCAGTTTATACAAGATAAA
The genomic region above belongs to Deferribacterota bacterium and contains:
- a CDS encoding acyl-CoA dehydrogenase family protein, with product MISKNLLTDEAKNIMETVKTFCEKEFKDTLKWDAEQYMPYELWSKMGEIGLTGIMLDSELGGLGDDLLLAVVIMEEMAIYSPAISMTLGAHTILAGNVINRAGNKAQKEKYIPDIATGKKVASICITEPEVGSDAAHPKTKAVKKGDYYIINGTKTFITNAPHADIFVVYAATDETSEKRNVSAFIVEKSFGNITVNKLSKMGMRASPTGEVHFDNVEVPAENRLGEEGDGVYIMMSGLDVERIGLSGGNIGMMKGSLKVASDYAALRIQFGSPIIKYQFIQDKLSYMFTQLELNRNYLYTLANEWNKNKGSRALRAPTAAVKLHSSEAAIKCAEEAIQIMGGTGFMDDTMPQMYWRDAKLYTIGAGTSEMMKLIISREIEKGYTTF